In Zingiber officinale cultivar Zhangliang chromosome 1A, Zo_v1.1, whole genome shotgun sequence, a genomic segment contains:
- the LOC121997074 gene encoding zinc finger MYM-type protein 1-like, producing the protein MRQEYSLRVSRIKDKVWRLPFRGHDESSTSSNRGNFLELLKWYSSECPEVVAVVGMNAPGNNQMIAPKIQKQLVNACAVETTNAILADLGDRWFTLLLDEARDCSVKEQMTVVIRYVNKHGEVIERFIAVVHVATTTAACLKEAIDSLFAMYGLSVARLRGQGYDDASNMFGEFNDLKSLIMNENPYALYVHCFAHQLQLVVVAVAQANQYVCDFMRIVGSIENTSASSYKRAYKF; encoded by the exons ATGAGGCAAGAATACAGTTTGAGGGtttcaagaatcaaagacaaagtGTGGA GATTGCCTTTTCGGGGACATGATGAGTCTTCAACATCATCCAATAgaggaaattttttagaattgctCAAATGGTATAGCTCAGAGTGTCCAGAAGTTGTGGCAGTTGTTGGAATGAATGCACCTGGgaataatcaaatgattgcccCAAAAATTCAAAAGCAATTGGTGAATGCTTGTGCAGTTGAGACCACAAATGCTATTCTAGCTGATCTTGGAGATAGGTGGTTCACTTTACTACTTGATGAGGCTCGTGACTGTTCAGTGAAAGAGCAAATGACAGTTGTTATTAGATATGTGAACAAACATGGAGAGGTGATTGAACGATTTATAGCTGTAGTTCATGTTGCAACAACTACAGCTGCTTGTTTGAAGGAGGCAATCGACTCTTTATTTGCTATGTATGGTTTGTCAGTGGCGAGATTGAGGGGTCAAGGATATGATGATGCTTCAAATATGTTTGGAGAATTTAATGACTTAAAGTCACTGATAATGAACGAAAATCCGTATGCATTgtatgttcattgttttgctcatcaactccagctaGTGGTTGTAGCTGTTGCTCAAGCAAATCAATATGTTTGTGATTTCATGAGGATTGTTGGTTCGATTGAGAACACATCTGCATCATCTTACAAAAGGGCCTACAAATTTTGA
- the LOC121997082 gene encoding uncharacterized protein LOC121997082: MWPSVIEVLQNLIDDGDRSSKGLSRTLVERMERYEFVLILLLMKHILAITNHLSTVLQEKDQNIVNAMHLINNVKCKLQKLRDSGWDILLEDVKKFCNTHSIEIINMTDNINSRSRLKRDGKNVIDIILQEMDSRFSETTIDLLIYMSCLDPRNSFSRFDVQKLVRLVHFYEDDFSWSERMLVEQEFETYIDDVRSDERFEGISDLGALAKKMIETMKNRVFSLVYRMIELALLLPVATATVERVFSAMNIVKTDLRNRIGDEWMNDSLVVYIEKDVFNTVDNEPIL; encoded by the exons ATGTGGCCATCTGTTATAGAGGTTCTTCAAAATTTAATTGATGATGGTGATCGTTCTTCTAAGGGTTTAAGTAGAACTTTGGTTGAAAGAATGGAGAGGTATGAATTTGTGCTTATTCTACTATTGATGAAACATATATTGGCAATCACAAATCATTTGTCAACCGTTCTACAAGAGAAAGATCAAAATATTGTGAATGCGATGCATTTGATCAATAATGTGAAATGCAAATTGCAAAAGTTGAGAGATTCTGGATGGGATATTTTACTTGAGGATGTGAAGAAGTTTTGTAACACTCATTccattgaaataattaatatgaCAGATAACATCAACAGCCGTAGTCGTTTGAAGAGAGATGGgaaaaat GTTATCGATATTATTCTACAGGAGATGGATAGTCGTTTCTCTGAAACAACTATAGATTTGTtaatttatatgtcatgccttgatCCTAGGAATTCGTTCTCTAGATTTGATGTACAGAAATTAGTACGTCTGGTTCATTTTTATGAGGATGATTTTTCTTGGAGTGAGCGTATGTTGGTTGAACAAGAGTTTGAAACATATATTGATGACGTCAGATCAGATGAACGGTTTGAAGGCATTTCAGATTTGGGAGCTCTTGCAAAGAAAATGATTGAAACAATGAAGAACCGTGTGTTTTCTTTGGTTTATCGGATGATTGAGTTAGCCTTACTTCTTCCAGTTGCTACTGCAACCGTTGAAAGAGTGTTTTCGGCAATGAATATTGTCAAAACAGATTTGCGAAACAGGATTggagatgaatggatgaatgaTAGTTTGGTAGTCTATATCGAGAAAGATGTTTTTAATACTGTCGACAATGAGCCAATTTTATAA